Part of the Uloborus diversus isolate 005 chromosome 2, Udiv.v.3.1, whole genome shotgun sequence genome, TATGTATCGTGGCTAGAGAAATAACATCATTCAATAAACTAAGGAAAAATGACAATCCAAAGGCTCCAATCACAGTTGAAACACTTACTGCAGTTGCAAATAATGGTTGAACAACAACCATATATGCTGAAATGATTACAAATGCATTTCATGAGAACAAATATTCTCCATTAAATgataataactttattttaaaaaattgaaaaagataaaaaaagactATTTCTTCCTTTTGGTAGATTCTGCAGTAAATAGCTTGAatgtaaattttcagttttttataaaCTAGTTAAATCTAAATGGAGActattttgattaagttatttttaagttatctttaaaaaatagaaaaatgttctTAGCGTTCAACTTCAGCTTACAACGAAAGAAAGGATGGCATTAATTACACATAGAAGAatttaatttatacatttaactatcattattatcagttaataataattttcatgaaaaagatgctaaataataacatattttttcttaaaaaacagaACATTTTTCTTTAGATTCAACTTTGACTATACATTTaaagaaaggaagaaatttaataCAAATGATAGAATTAAACTCACATATTTTTACAATGTCTACAAAGCATTAAAAGCTAAATaaattacagttggctctctgtttaacgactttgaagggaccacaaaaaatcgtccttaagtagaaatcgtccttaaatagaatgcttttaacactatagtggaccatctgggacagTGAAAAGCCGTCTTTAGAGAAAGTTGTTCGGTAgagcgtcgttaaatagagagcctaCTGTATTCCCATAATTATGACTACATAAAAATTCATAAGTAATTAGAAATggataaaataatgatttctaaTGACTTTTACCTTTAAAACTGAAAGAGTActtatataatttttacataactTACATTCCCAAAGAAATATATGATACAGGAAAAACTGTCCCAATGCATTATTTAGAGGAGCATTTAATTTCAAACCAGCAGGGAATCCCATCAACCAATTGATCAAACTCTGCAAATTATTTACAACATCCTAaagtgaaatgaaataaaatttcaataaaaaataaagacacaAACATAACACCTTGATTTTGAAACAAGTGAATTCTTTTGTTAAGAATAGCATTTAATTCTGCATGAAATGTACAAAGAACATTTATTGAGTTTGAAAAACACCACTAACAATCACGGATGACAACATCGGTTCAAGGGTTTACCcccagttttgccaacatttaaaatcccccctccccctcccccttaaatatattaaaGGATGTGACTGatactgaaaaacagggggaaggaaatttcgcaTTGGCGAAACTGGGAGGACATGGTTTGAGGGGAGgcatacacttatttccatgacctaatgtagcacttgacatttcccaaacATTTCTGTTTCATCCAGTGACGAGCCCCTCTAGTCATGTACTCGAAATTAAAAGTTCTAAATTAAttgaaacaggggtgcccacctaggagggggtcatggtacagactgcaccattaaaatttttagagaagCTGTTTTAAGgggtaattttctcatttttggggggcttttgcttttgggggggtctttgcgataattaggaggtgggcacccctgattgatTATGAATGAAAGTGAATACTTACATGTGTTTTTTGAATCGTAGTTTCAAAAAGAAGTGTAGATAAACTAGACTGCAACAAGACAGTTGTAAGCAAACATCCACAAAAAATGTCCAACAGAACTGCGGATATCAAGTTCTTTGTCCTAAGTCAAATCATTAAAAACAACACAAAAAGTTAATAacacaaaaatgatgaaaaatgaatctGTCATTAATTGATAAGTCTTTAAAAGCACGAAAACCGTACTACAGGGTCTGGTATATCAACCTTCATATTTGGAGATGGAGCTGCCTGAATTGTGGTGGGGATATGGTGGTAGATATGGAAATGATTGATAGCAATTACATGTGTCATTTTCAGTAGCAATGCCATGCTGTGGTGAGCATTGTCATGTGTTGTGTTGGAGTACCTATTTTTGTAATAGTAGTTATCTGATTACTACTTACCTAGCATTTAGCATTTGGCTTCAATTTGGCCAACATTATCTTGTTCCATATGGAAAAACTGTTTGGTATCAGAACATATTCAGAATACCTAtttgtttttcgaaaaacaaTTATCGGACAATTACACAATTGTGCTAGTATCCAGAGACTGATACAAGGGGGTCATGACTCATGGACTCAACCTAAGCCACCATCAATATTATTTgttcacattgtgttcaaacactttatgaataaaatgtaaacaatttcagtaatattttcaactcataaattattttttaaagtcagtgcagtaaactcttgattatcTGCGGAACAGTGTGGCACCGTAACCGCGAATAAgagaaaaccgcggataatccgaccgccgatactgaggattttactgtatttgaaatattacttctttccattgcttatgaaattaattaggaaaGTTTATGCCCTTTTAGATGCCTCATTCCTggccaatttggtgctttttattgacattcaagcagtttcagaaactttttgtACCCAAAATTATAGGTTCGTTCATGGAGGGGGCATTCTTCAACatacccctccccctctcccAAATGGTAACCTATATCCACCCCTCCCAGTATCTACTATTGATGTTAGGGGAAGgggtttaaattcaaatttttacataaagGGTAGATCCAGATTTAGGGTGTGAGAAGTTAAGTCTTCTGACAGTGGAAAAAGTTGTAACATTATtcactattttaactttttacatctttccacattctaaaaaaaaatttccaacaatCTTCTTTTCTTCACAACTTTATCCCAAGTCCTTAACCTTTAAGAACATGGACTGAACAGCGCATGCCACTCAGCGAGAAAGCAGCTGTAAATTTTAGACTAGTCACTTGACCAACACCTGGCCATTATTTGCCCTTTTTGCAAGGTCCGTTCAGTGACGTACTTGTGTTTAAAGTCAAAAATTGCCTTTTCTTCTCgttctttttcaataattttcatagAAACCACACGTGAATGTTCcaattttgtatgaaaaagcATATGgaaataatgaaatataattgtgAGAGCTGCAATAATCGTTCAACAAATGCCAACAAGTTGTCTCAATgactaaaatatcatttttatgaatgcatttttatttacttatatatttattgattttgtaTTAGTGAAATTCGCAAATTAAACTTTATCACCATTTTTTACTATATTATGATTGCATTCATATTAATTATGTTTGTCTGTTCGTTCAATTAGATCTTTGCTACTTCTAAAACATTACTAGACATTGTAGTAAAtaggaaaatctttaaaaattgatagttaagctttaaaaaatgctggCGTACGGAGTATGCCACTCGTGTTATGTTACTTCAAACCATCCGTATTCTTAAAGGTTAACAATCTGTTATTTTTATTCCATTTAAGTTATACTCCAAATTTCTATGTGTTTTTATTCCtaatcaaacatattttttttcagttgagaGCTAATAAAGCAGAACATTAGTAATATTTTATGCTATTCATTTCATCGAACCTGATAATGCACTCACAAAACTACTTTTGACTTAAAAGAGCATTAGTTTTTAGGCAGATAAACTTAATGCTCCCTCCTAGACTATTTTCAAGGAAGGGATCTGATTCATTTTAACAGAAACTCTATTATTTCAACCATAATTTTAGCCCTAGCAATTAATTGAAGAAATTTTTGATGAGACATACTTAACACAACAAAACGTCtgcaaataattaatttatagaaaaaaaacacacatatatACAAAACTTTAACGTACTTTAGATTAACTTTCTTctgagaaaatgaaatatttatatctTTGCAATGTAGATACCTCTGGTGAAACTGACGTCCAACAGCTGTCATTCTTATAAGATTAGAAAAACTATAAGGCCACctacaaaatgtaaaacaatCAACAGTTGTAAATCATAAGTATTCTAACATCAAGTactttatctttaaaaaacattttttttttttcacagaaatttcaCCATCATAAGCTGTTCTAATAGTGCCCACTTGGCATAAAAAAAACCCCAAATAAGTCACAAAACACTCCAACACCTGCATTAGGCTGATCAGGTAAGAAGGATCAATCAGTAAACACTCTCAATCAATGAGGTTCCGGGTAAAAAGTATCCATTGTTTTGAGTGCAAGATCGCAAAGGACAACATTAGGAGTATCTTGTTTTGTAATTTCTTGTTCCAGACACAGATTTACGCTTAGTTTATAGCAATCAAGGGGGTTTACAGGTTTAATTTGGTTTTCGAGTGGGAGGGATATGTCCATGTACAATCTTACTGCTGATGCGTTCTGTTACTTTCTGGATAAATCCATCTTGCGTTTTTAAGTTAGGAGGAGTGTATTGATAGTCAGACCAGAAATTATCAACCTGCATCAATTTTTTATATAGgagaatagctttttttttaaagacaacaaACACCCAACGGTTTAATACCTGTAAGTATTAACATTGAGTCAATAGATGTGGACTTCACAGCACTTGTGTAGAGTCTGAGGACCCCCAAATTTTGTACACATGATTCAGACCTAGTAATGAAGGGTAAAAACAAAAAGCACCAAGGATCAATATTTGCTTACTGTAGTAACTTAAAAATGTTATGGGTAATTGAACAATTTAAAGTAATACTCTTTTACTCAAAATCAAGCAAAAGCACATAACATTATTATTGCAATCTGAGGGTAGAGAACCTAGTTGTACTGAATGACCACAAGCAGTTGGGCACGAGCAAATCTTATGAATCATTATTCTGTATATTTATCAATATCATTTTTAACAGACACACTAATCATACTACTGCCAACTCTTTCAGGAACGACAAGAGGCCATATGTCAGTCCAGTCCGAAATTAGAGGCCTCGTCCCTTGAGGGTTCCTGGCTTGGAAATGAGTATAAATTTGACAAGGAGAGGTGGGCCAagtgaccaaactgacaaggacCTTATGCCTTCCTAGGGCCCGAGGCCCGTTCTTGGAAGAATGCAGATGCTTCACACATAGGTGGCTAATTTAAAGGTGCTAAACTTGGTTGACATCCTATGCAGAGGAAGTAGTTTTTACAAGAAGCTGATTTTTTATTAAACATACATAGTAAACACACTATGTCAATGTCATATTTTTCAGCAAGGGATCAACTTCtctaattaaaatttgaacccAACTAAATAGTGTTGTTATTTCTACCTAAATAAGTTGTATGTTTTAAACTTACatataagaatttatttttaaacctgtACAAAACTCGTTCAACTCCCGAGAAACAGGTGtgcctattttttaaagtaacatgacctgaaatttatataaaatttaaatactgaTGCATAAGTAATTGGTAAAGTACAGAAATATTCATACAAACTGGGGGGTGGGGAACACATAGTTTGTCCTATAATAAGAGCATATATGTGTACAGTAAAAGTTTTCAACCTCAACTTTCACATTATTAATATAGCTTGCACTTAAACCCTTATTAATTTATAAACTCTGACTTCAAAACTTTACTGAAGCATTTACATTGACAAAGTTACCTGAACTTACCAAAAAAACACTTTTGCTGAACTAAAAATAGAAAGGGTATTTGATATAATCATATAAATAGACAtcagaaatttttcaataaagtGAAGGTTACTAATATTAGGAAATGTAATAAAATGGTTTGATTCCATTAGTGTCTTCAATAGTAGATCATCTTTACAACACAAACTGCTCCTGCAGCTCTGTATGACAAAAGGAATGAAACAATCGGAAGAAAACTTTGTATTAGaactttcataaaaaatattggaTAGCAGTTCTGACTCCATTAAGCTAACAGCATCgtataaaattacttttgttgtAATAGCACCATTATagttattaatgaaaattttttcaaagcgAAACGAAAAGTGTTCATCTACATGTAATACAAATGTTACATCAGATGTTTCATTTTCTGATGCAATGAAATCAAACGACTTCGTTCTTTTCAAGTCATATAAGATTCCAAGAAAATTCAGCTTTTCTGCACCACATAACTTATTGTTAAACGCAGTCAGGATTTTCTGAGGATCTTCCTCGGCCAGAACTTCCAGTAAAAAGATGCAATTcaggaaaaaactgttttttaatctTTGGAAGTGTCCATACAAATAAGATACATGTACTTTATTAAGAATATTAGTAGGCATAAACACCGAAATTTCCACAGTTTCagacatttttgtttgtttacattaCACTTCAACAAGTTAAGTTGTTACGATTTTGaagggaaaaagtaggaaaattagAATTTTGGTGTCGCCCTCTATTGTGAAAATTAAGAACGACATATTGAGCTCTTGTCAATAATTTTAGTAAAGCCTTGCGAtaaatgactgaaaaaatatgaatttttcaataGCGTTACAGCCAGGGGTTACAACACGATCCTCAGGGGCGCAGGGGTGCCCCTGAGGATCGTGCCCACCTAAGGCAcctcaaaaatttcaatggacAGAATGCGCCATTGAAATACATTTAGGGGAGGAGTGTTTTAGGGGCATTTTTCTCTGTTTTggacggtggggggggggggggctcttgctcaTGGACAGGTTCGTGCactgaaattttggggcccgtcacaaatgacttttacatgCCCCCCTACATATTGTCTGCCCCTATGTCCCTACatgtatttcacccctcatttcaaAAATCTCGGGCCCGGGACAACAGGTGTCCCATCTACACCCTCCCCCGGTGTAAAGGTTAAAATTAATGAAGTT contains:
- the LOC129217284 gene encoding phosphatidylinositol N-acetylglucosaminyltransferase subunit Q-like isoform X1, giving the protein MPTNILNKVHVSYLYGHFQRLKNSFFLNCIFLLEVLAEEDPQKILTAFNNKLCGAEKLNFLGILYDLKRTKSFDFIASENETSDVTFVLHVDEHFSFRFEKIFINNYNGAITTKVILYDAVSLMESELLSNIFYESSNTKFSSDCFIPFVIQSCRSSLCCKDDLLLKTLMESNHFITFPNISNLHFIEKFLMSIYMIISNTLSIFSSAKVFFWWPYSFSNLIRMTAVGRQFHQRYLHCKDINISFSQKKVNLKTKNLISAVLLDIFCGCLLTTVLLQSSLSTLLFETTIQKTHDVVNNLQSLINWLMGFPAGLKLNAPLNNALGQFFLYHIFLWESYMVVVQPLFATAVSVSTVIGAFGLSFFLSLLNDVISLATIHIYCFYGYAARLYGYQLKSLSALWRLFRGKKWNPLRQRVDSYTYDVHQLYLGTLIFTVLLFLLPTVMVYYIVFTCLRLAVLTLQSIVFKVISVISIFPAYSILCRILSSHETAGDVYFSVFNAQSVLVLYMETIQISVMTVIKLTLPELHRYQEVIHWKDLFSSIIWGNIIYPL